A genomic stretch from Triplophysa dalaica isolate WHDGS20190420 chromosome 4, ASM1584641v1, whole genome shotgun sequence includes:
- the fam189a2 gene encoding endosomal transmembrane epsin interactor 1 produces MSLPVVLPGSCCRLSGAALAHHFTNRSRNRCATALPSRMSGTQTRLIPALLPARPLLSLGLVQLVLGCSMVALSFGALSLSNSPPIRNSCPFWAGSSVILSGIIGLTTWKRPMLLLVNLFVLLSVVCILLNLAGFILCCQGAQLVSSTINCQLSEQGDLCYCCSETPSTECQEEKLVKIYAGHACGTMRILLKKVLFALCALNALATAVCLVAAALRYLQIFSTRRPCMEEARPVPEEVEEHTRLPDPDEFVAPAPPPSYFSTFYSYTPRLARRMFGDCTIPLPHIYGARIKGVEVFCPLEPPPPYEAVASQPATQVQQAEVQMSDLTEVLTQATETVTPTDDRCHQTAILSSTPPSESRQPHTAVSPSRRPQRTRHRRSNSDPVLLDLTAKVISCEAATQTELGPVPAPGSVTGTVTLRRERGKRKPRPNSMVDYKSYKDTKLLVARFLEQSACSLTPEVQELVNSIKTVLRSDEEHMDEAVRCASFIDQAITVSVTAPVQPTHSRHVQIEPVSNTLPLRKRPGILHLRSCGDLSSFTWAELQDVPERRPAPYSRTNSRTGSRAGSRRVEQERPHSLIGVFRETVL; encoded by the exons ATGTCTCTGCCCGTAGTGTTGCCCGGATCTTGTTGTCGTTTGTCGGGGGCCGCTTTGGCCCATCATTTCACAAACAGAAGTCGCAACCGGTGCGCGACTGCTCTTCCTTCCCGCATGTCTGGAACTCAGACGCGGCTCATCCCAGCGCTGCTGCCGGCTCGCCCGCTACTCTCACTCGGCTTGGTCCAGCTGGTGCTCGGCTGCTCCATGGTGGCGCTCTCTTTCGGGGCTCTGTCCCTTAGCAATTCACCCCCGATCAGAAACTCTTGTCCATTCTGGGCCGGATCTTCA GTTATTCTCTCTGGCATCATAGGGTTGACCACATGGAAACGGCCGATGCTTCTGCTG GTGAACCTGTTTGTATTGCTGTCAGTGGTCTGTATTCTGCTAAACCTGGCGGGGTTCATTCTCTGTTGTCAGGGAGCTCAGCTGGTCTCCAGTACCATCAACTGCCAGCTG aGTGAGCAGGGCGACCTTTGTTACTGCTGTTCAGAGACCCCAAGCACCGAGTGCCAAGAGGAGAAATTGGTAAAGATCTATGCGGGCCATGCGTGTGGCACAATGAGAATCCTGCTcaag AAAGTCCTCTTTGCGTTGTGTGCGCTCAATGCTCTCGCTACAGCTGTGTGTTTGGTTGCTGCGGCGCTCAGATATCTCCAGATCTTCTCAACAAGACGACCCTGCATG GAAGAGGCCAGGCCGGTTCCAGAAGAAGTTGAGGAGCACACTCGTCTACCAGACCCTGATGAGTTTGTTGCCCCTGCGCCCCCACCCTCTTACTTCTCCACCTTTTACTCCTACACCCCACGCCTGGCCCGCAG GATGTTTGGTGACTGCACGATTCCTCTTCCTCATATATATGGCGCCAGGATTAAAGGTGTGGAGGTCTTCTGTCCACTGGAACCTCCTCCACCTTATGAAGCTGTTGCATCACAGCCAGCAACACAG GTCCAGCAGGCTGAGGTGCAAATGTCTGACCTGACGGAGGTTCTCACACAGGCCACAGAAACAGTTACACCCACTGATG ACAGGTGCCATCAGACGGCCATACTGAGCTCCACCCCACCATCAGAGTCCAGACAGCCTCACACTGCAGTTTCCCCATCCAGAAGACCTCAAAGAACTCGCCACCGCAGGTCCAACAGTGACCCTGTCCTGCTGGACCTCACTGCCAAGG tAATAAGTTGTGAGGCAGCTACACAGACAGAGTTAGGCCCGGTTCCAGCTCCTGGATCAGTGACAGGAACGGTTACGCTACGACGGGAGCGTGGCAAACGGAAGCCCCGCCCTAATTCCATGGTCGACTACAAGAGCTATAAAGACACAAAACTTCTGGTGGCACGGTTTTTGGAGCAATCTGCCTGCAGCTTAACTCCTGAGGTACAGGAGCTGGTCAATAGCATTAAAACCGTTCTGCGCTCCGATGAGGAACACATGGATGAGGCTGTCCGATGTGCCAGCTTCATTGACCAG GCCATCACTGTTTCAGTGACAGCACCGGTGCAACCCACCCACAGCAGACACGTGCAGATAGAGCCCGTCTCCAACACGCTGCCCCTGCGTAAGCGTCCGGGCATCCTCCACCTGCGCAGCTGTGGTGACCTCAGCTCCTTCACTTGGGCGGAACTTCAGGACGTGCCGGAACGCAGGCCGGCCCCTTATTCCCGAACAAACTCCAGGACGGGCTCTCGGGCAGGATCCCGCCGCGTGGAACAGGAACGTCCACACAGCCTTATAGGAGTCTTCAGAGAAACCGTCCTCTGA
- the LOC130419173 gene encoding coiled-coil domain-containing protein 158-like isoform X1: MSTGLSLDNNCLTKQIDSLIVENQQLKAALRQAELRLSTIERERACQQVSLSEKICTVHELTAAKQQMRAVLAARHTQVIRPKGLKFSLGMQRQITAKREQIDFLQVQIQQLEETVEKLKLDKHQQALEVQRQTQELMSESEIRRTLEAEVKASYSQERGLKRRAERLEAALYKMSGSFAECQDFIQEQEQEIMRSCKARTVVMSPDLQPVSISAMLMA, encoded by the exons ATGAGCACAGGCCTTAGTTTGGACAACAACTGCTTGACCAAACAGATCGACTCGCTTATTGTGGAAAATCAACAACTGAAG GCTGCATTGAGACAAGCAGAGCTCAGACTAAGCACAATAGAGAGAGAGCGGGCCTGTCAGCAGGTCTCTCTCTCAGAGAAGATCTGTACCGTTCATGAGCTCACAGCAGCCAAACAGCAAATGAGAGCCGTGCTTGCGGCGCGGCATACGCAGGTTATTCGACCGAAAG gTCTTAAGTTTTCGCTTGGGATGCAGAGACAGATCACTGCTAAAAGGGAGCAGATTGATTTCCTGCAGGTCCAGATTCAGCAGCTGGAGGAGACTGTAGAAAAGCTCAAGCTG GACAAGCATCAGCAGGCATTAGAGGTTCAGAGGCAGACACAAGAGTTGATGTCAGAGAGTGAGATCAGAAGAACACTGGAGGCTGAAGTGAAGGCATCTTATTCACAAGAACGAGGGCTGAAAAGAAGGGCAGAGAGACTGGAGGCAGCGTTATACAAG ATGTCAGGCAGTTTTGCTGAATGCCAAGATTTTATTCAAGAGCAAGAACAGGAGATCATGAG GAGCTGCAAAGCCAGAACCGTCGTAATGTCTCCAGATCTCCAGCCAGTCTCCATCAGCGCCATGTTAATGGCCTAA
- the LOC130419173 gene encoding uncharacterized protein LOC130419173 isoform X2 yields the protein MSTGLSLDNNCLTKQIDSLIVENQQLKAALRQAELRLSTIERERACQQVSLSEKICTVHELTAAKQQMRAVLAARHTQVIRPKGLKFSLGMQRQITAKREQIDFLQVQIQQLEETVEKLKLDKHQQALEVQRQTQELMSESEIRRTLEAEVKASYSQERGLKRRAERLEMSGSFAECQDFIQEQEQEIMRSCKARTVVMSPDLQPVSISAMLMA from the exons ATGAGCACAGGCCTTAGTTTGGACAACAACTGCTTGACCAAACAGATCGACTCGCTTATTGTGGAAAATCAACAACTGAAG GCTGCATTGAGACAAGCAGAGCTCAGACTAAGCACAATAGAGAGAGAGCGGGCCTGTCAGCAGGTCTCTCTCTCAGAGAAGATCTGTACCGTTCATGAGCTCACAGCAGCCAAACAGCAAATGAGAGCCGTGCTTGCGGCGCGGCATACGCAGGTTATTCGACCGAAAG gTCTTAAGTTTTCGCTTGGGATGCAGAGACAGATCACTGCTAAAAGGGAGCAGATTGATTTCCTGCAGGTCCAGATTCAGCAGCTGGAGGAGACTGTAGAAAAGCTCAAGCTG GACAAGCATCAGCAGGCATTAGAGGTTCAGAGGCAGACACAAGAGTTGATGTCAGAGAGTGAGATCAGAAGAACACTGGAGGCTGAAGTGAAGGCATCTTATTCACAAGAACGAGGGCTGAAAAGAAGGGCAGAGAGACTGGAG ATGTCAGGCAGTTTTGCTGAATGCCAAGATTTTATTCAAGAGCAAGAACAGGAGATCATGAG GAGCTGCAAAGCCAGAACCGTCGTAATGTCTCCAGATCTCCAGCCAGTCTCCATCAGCGCCATGTTAATGGCCTAA
- the zgc:158260 gene encoding protein FAM47E isoform X2 gives MTLKTGPVENTKFPWYKERLQTKYLRDLSKTQQLSGALDGRRWRFLSPGLDDFRDGYPTVYKELITRCDCGMAPAVFWMPKHQCAVNLPQKTLSKDQACYSKKNPQSQTQREFIDAVELRLKQHPLALYPHLESGMTPELFDQVLAVLDPDMCVKKDFSTTSPKNEIHLEDRRSQCEFSPLVPLSETVAPFISIKSQKEKCKDNRPKNIYKWQKPKETRLKDNMTNVKHLQDDVKLRITRLFCEWINSLGGDTGDLTESTILDLFKSDYEKKSLLTLIKNKTPAILYSSAVDLRPDAFKLSKAYEPNRPQMSQTCTKRAASDLLRSPSDITDSLDIEGPLSEEDKELKERYAIQAFRQHIINKRLEMPRFLSVLFSEEELKDEMKDSNTAGSILTSKSRACQ, from the exons ATGACTTTGAAAACCGGACCGGTGGAAAACACCAAATTTCCGTG GTATAAGGAAAGACTACAGACCAAGTATCTAAGGGATCTAAGCAAAACGCAACAACTATCTGGTGCATTAGATGGTCGAAGGTGGCGTTTTCTGTCTCCTGGGCTGGATGATTTTAGAGATGGGTACCCTACTGTTTATAAAGAGCTAATTACCCGGTGTGActgtggaatggcacctgcagTCTTCTGGATGCCGAAGCACCAGTGTGCTGTGAACTTACCGCAGAAGACGTTAAGTAAAGATCAGGCGTGTTACTCAAAGAAGAATCCACAGAGTCAAACCCAACGTGAGTTCATCGATGCTGTAGAGCTCAGACTGAAACAACACCCTCTGGCCCTTTACCCTCATCTGGAGAGCGGTATGACACCAGAG TTATTTGATCAGGTGTTGGCAGTGCTGGACCCCGATATGTGTGTGAAGAAAGACTTCTCCACAACCtctccaaaaaatgaaatccaCCTAGAAGACAGGAGATCACAATGTGAATTTTCACCTTTAGTACCCCTCAGTGAGACTGTTGCACCATTCATCAGCATCAA ATCACAAAAGGAGAAATGTAAAGACAACAGACCAAAAAATATCTATAAATGGCAGAAACCTAAAGAGACTCGTCTGAAAGATAACATGACCAATGTTAAACACCTGCAAGATGATGTCAAGCTGAGAATTACCAGGCTTTTCTGTGAATGGATCAATTCACTG GGTGGAGATACTGGTGATCTGACGGAGTCAACCATCCTAGATCTATTCAAAAGTGACTATGAGAAGAAATCACTATTGAcccttattaaaaataaaactccaGCAATACTCTACAGCTCTGCTGTGGACCTGCGTCCTGATGCATTCAAGCTGAGCAAG GCCTATGAACCCAACAGACCTCAGATGTCCCAAACCTGCACAAAAAGGGCTGCCAGCGACCTTTTGAGAAGCCCGTCAGATATCACCGATAGCCTGGACATTGAAGGACCGTTGAGTGAGGAG gACAAGGAGCTAAAGGAAAGGTATGCCATTCAAGCGTTCCGACAGCACATTATCAACAAGAGATTGGAAATGCCCAGG TTtctcagtgttttgttttctgaagagGAACTGAAAGACGAGATGAAAGATTCAAACACTGCTGGTTCCATATTAACTTCTAAAAGCAGAGCCTGCCAGTAA
- the zgc:158260 gene encoding protein FAM47E isoform X1: MGKHFIPQFYQISARLLRYKERLQTKYLRDLSKTQQLSGALDGRRWRFLSPGLDDFRDGYPTVYKELITRCDCGMAPAVFWMPKHQCAVNLPQKTLSKDQACYSKKNPQSQTQREFIDAVELRLKQHPLALYPHLESGMTPELFDQVLAVLDPDMCVKKDFSTTSPKNEIHLEDRRSQCEFSPLVPLSETVAPFISIKSQKEKCKDNRPKNIYKWQKPKETRLKDNMTNVKHLQDDVKLRITRLFCEWINSLGGDTGDLTESTILDLFKSDYEKKSLLTLIKNKTPAILYSSAVDLRPDAFKLSKAYEPNRPQMSQTCTKRAASDLLRSPSDITDSLDIEGPLSEEDKELKERYAIQAFRQHIINKRLEMPRFLSVLFSEEELKDEMKDSNTAGSILTSKSRACQ; the protein is encoded by the exons GTATAAGGAAAGACTACAGACCAAGTATCTAAGGGATCTAAGCAAAACGCAACAACTATCTGGTGCATTAGATGGTCGAAGGTGGCGTTTTCTGTCTCCTGGGCTGGATGATTTTAGAGATGGGTACCCTACTGTTTATAAAGAGCTAATTACCCGGTGTGActgtggaatggcacctgcagTCTTCTGGATGCCGAAGCACCAGTGTGCTGTGAACTTACCGCAGAAGACGTTAAGTAAAGATCAGGCGTGTTACTCAAAGAAGAATCCACAGAGTCAAACCCAACGTGAGTTCATCGATGCTGTAGAGCTCAGACTGAAACAACACCCTCTGGCCCTTTACCCTCATCTGGAGAGCGGTATGACACCAGAG TTATTTGATCAGGTGTTGGCAGTGCTGGACCCCGATATGTGTGTGAAGAAAGACTTCTCCACAACCtctccaaaaaatgaaatccaCCTAGAAGACAGGAGATCACAATGTGAATTTTCACCTTTAGTACCCCTCAGTGAGACTGTTGCACCATTCATCAGCATCAA ATCACAAAAGGAGAAATGTAAAGACAACAGACCAAAAAATATCTATAAATGGCAGAAACCTAAAGAGACTCGTCTGAAAGATAACATGACCAATGTTAAACACCTGCAAGATGATGTCAAGCTGAGAATTACCAGGCTTTTCTGTGAATGGATCAATTCACTG GGTGGAGATACTGGTGATCTGACGGAGTCAACCATCCTAGATCTATTCAAAAGTGACTATGAGAAGAAATCACTATTGAcccttattaaaaataaaactccaGCAATACTCTACAGCTCTGCTGTGGACCTGCGTCCTGATGCATTCAAGCTGAGCAAG GCCTATGAACCCAACAGACCTCAGATGTCCCAAACCTGCACAAAAAGGGCTGCCAGCGACCTTTTGAGAAGCCCGTCAGATATCACCGATAGCCTGGACATTGAAGGACCGTTGAGTGAGGAG gACAAGGAGCTAAAGGAAAGGTATGCCATTCAAGCGTTCCGACAGCACATTATCAACAAGAGATTGGAAATGCCCAGG TTtctcagtgttttgttttctgaagagGAACTGAAAGACGAGATGAAAGATTCAAACACTGCTGGTTCCATATTAACTTCTAAAAGCAGAGCCTGCCAGTAA
- the scarb2a gene encoding lysosome membrane protein 2a: protein MTRRSCTIYATGIVCAHLLILGIALLVAQVFQTMIQERLKKEITLGQKSRVLEGWINPPPPVYMQYFFFNVTNPDEFLAGREKPRVTQMGPYTYREYRPRENVTFLENGTKIFATNPKSFVFLRNMSVGDPEVDRVITVNIPYIAAMNELKSYNFFLRSAVSMIMGSMGTEVFINRTIHEMLWGFKDPLLEKIHSLRPEVEEYFGLMYNKNGTHEGEFVFHTGEKNYMDYGKIDTWNGIRQMNWWSSNQSNMINGTDGSVFHTFLSRKELLYIFAADLCRSIHLSYVSDKEVKGIPAFRFAPPSDVLAPPTENPSNAGFCVPAKDCLGKGVLKVSVCRQGAPIVVSFPHFYQADEEYINAIGGMNPNEEEHETFLDINPTTGVPIRACKRAQLNVILKRVTGFPKTKFLNNTIFPIMYVNETATIDDESANQMRTLLMIVKLVSNFPVIIVALGVILLFVLIFMVCRNRQRKNEVKRIDFTEAFHSFATAKDETAYTQVSNQTEESPENRSQPLRNGHYIAMSPVEAQKC, encoded by the exons ATGACCAGAAGGTCTTGTACCATTTACGCCACCGGCATCGTGTGCGCGCATCTACTCATTTTGGGAATCGCCCTCCTTGTGGCTCAAGTCTTCCAAACAATGATTCAAGAACGGTTAAAAAAG gagATCACACTGGGTCAGAAAAGTCGAGTATTGGAGGGCTGGATAAACCCACCGCCTCCCGTTTACATGCAGTATTTCTTCTTTAATGTTACCAATCCAGATGAGTTTTTGGCCGGAAGAGAAAAGCCCAGAGTCACTCAGATGGGACCGTATACATACAG GGAATATCGACCAAGGGAAAATGTTACTTTCCTTGAAAACGGGACGAAAATTTTTGCCACGAATCCCAAGAGCTTTGTGTTTCTGCGAAACATGTCCGTGGGCGATCCAGAGGTTGACCGAGTGATAACAGTTAACATTCCCTATATT GCCGCGATGAACGAGTTGAAGTCCTACAACTTCTTCCTGAGGAGTGCCGTGTCTATGATAATGGGTTCCATGGGCACTGAGGTGTTCATAAATCGTACCATCCACGAGATGCTCTGGGGTTTCAAGGATCCGCTGCTGGAAAAAATCCACAGCCTAAGACCAGAAGTGGAGGAGTATTTTGGCCTTATGTACAAT AAAAATGGAACCCATGAGGGAGAATTTGTCTTCCACACCGGAGAGAAGAACTACATGGACTATGGCAAAATTGACACTTGGAATGGAATAAG GCAGATGAACTGGTGGTCCTCTAACCAGAGCAACATGATCAATGGTACCGACGGCAGCGTCTTCCACACCTTCCTGTCCAGGAAAGAGCTCCTCTACATCTTTGCTGCCGATCTGTGCCG GTCCATTCATTTGTCATACGTCAGCGACAAAGAGGTAAAGGGGATACCTGCCTTCCGCTTCGCTCCTCCTTCAGATGTTTTAGCTCCACCCACTGAGAACCCAAGTAACGCCGGTTTCTGCGTACCTGCCAAAGATTGTCTGGGAAAGGGAGTCCTGAAAGTCAGCGTTTGTCGACAAG GTGCTCCCATTGTTGTGTCTTTCCCTCATTTCTACCAAGCTGATGAGGAATACATCAACGCCATTGGAGGAATGAACCCGAATGAAGAAGAGCATGAAACCTTCCTCGACATCAACCCG ACCACTGGGGTTCCGATCCGTGCCTGCAAAAGAGCTCAGCTTAACGTCATCCTAAAGAGAGTCACCGGCTTCCC taaaacaaaatTCCTCAATAATACGATTTTCCCCATCATGTATGTGAATGAG ACGGCGACTATTGACGACGAGTCTGCTAACCAGATGAGAACGCTCCTGATGATTGTAAAGCTGGTGTCCAACTTCCCTGTCATCATTGTGGCTCTGGGGGTCATTTTACTCTTCGTCTTGATCTTCATGGTCTGCAGGAACCGCCAGagaaag AACGAAGTAAAACGTATTGATTTTACTGAGGCTTTTCATTCTTTTGCT